One Elusimicrobiota bacterium genomic window carries:
- a CDS encoding polysaccharide deacetylase family protein, translating to MLIAVNYHYIRPRFDAPHPGIHGVTPEEFRSRLELLSRAGEFIGLGRLRAAVSGGAGLPERAILVTFDDGLREQFDHARPVLQDMGIPAAFFVNPAPLERGTVMLVHKIHILRSSMKPDEFIKKIEEGARAHDGGSNPLPKERQHLAAGAARLYPYDDPTSAQTKYLLNILLPRPLVARIIDELFAERFKGEEAALSRGLYMDRARLETLAAGDCLGSHAYDHVPLGLLSREEADLQISSSLERLEALSGARPYALSYPYGSREACAGPAPGSARRAGVELAFTMERAGNPSLEDPLFLARFDGNDMPGGKSCSWPAEELFERIPRRSWKSA from the coding sequence ATGCTCATTGCCGTCAATTACCACTATATCCGGCCGCGCTTCGACGCCCCGCACCCGGGGATACACGGCGTGACCCCGGAGGAGTTCCGCTCGCGCCTGGAGCTCCTTTCGCGCGCCGGAGAGTTCATAGGCTTGGGGCGGCTTAGAGCTGCCGTTTCGGGCGGGGCGGGCCTTCCCGAGCGCGCCATCCTGGTCACCTTCGACGACGGGCTCAGGGAGCAATTCGACCACGCCCGGCCGGTCCTCCAAGACATGGGGATCCCCGCGGCCTTTTTCGTCAACCCGGCTCCCCTGGAGCGCGGGACCGTCATGCTCGTCCATAAAATACACATCCTGCGCTCCAGTATGAAGCCTGATGAATTCATCAAGAAAATAGAAGAAGGCGCTCGCGCCCATGACGGCGGATCGAACCCATTGCCAAAGGAGCGGCAGCACCTGGCCGCTGGCGCGGCCAGGTTATATCCATACGACGACCCGACTTCGGCGCAAACCAAGTATCTTCTTAACATCTTGCTGCCAAGGCCTTTGGTGGCCCGGATCATAGATGAGCTCTTCGCCGAGCGCTTCAAGGGGGAGGAGGCCGCGTTGAGCCGCGGGCTTTACATGGACCGGGCCCGGCTGGAGACGCTCGCGGCCGGCGATTGCCTCGGCAGCCACGCCTACGACCACGTGCCCCTGGGGCTTCTTTCCCGAGAGGAGGCCGACCTGCAGATTTCCAGTTCTCTGGAGCGGCTCGAGGCCCTGTCCGGCGCTCGGCCCTACGCCTTGAGCTATCCCTACGGCTCCCGGGAGGCCTGCGCGGGGCCGGCCCCAGGCTCGGCGCGGCGGGCGGGCGTGGAGCTGGCCTTCACCATGGAGCGGGCCGGCAACCCATCCCTCGAGGACCCGCTGTTCCTGGCGCGCTTCGACGGCAACGACATGCCCGGCGGCAAATCCTGCTCGTGGCCGGCCGAGGAGCTCTTCGAACGGATTCCCCGCCGAAGCTGGAAGAGCGCCTGA
- the wecB gene encoding UDP-N-acetylglucosamine 2-epimerase (non-hydrolyzing) gives MIFIVVGARPNFMKMAPIVLEMKKRGIAHRLVHTGQHYDQSMSAVFLKDLGLPAPDIFLGAGSGTHAEQTARIMTAFEKACQARRPRLVVVGGDVNSSLACALAAAKLGIPVAHVEAGLRSFDRSMPEEVNRVLADHLSRLLFTTEPSGTKNLLKEGLPRSWIHFTGNSMIDSLRTHLKKALSLKPWERFGLAPNGYGLVTLHRPSNVDDRKTCLATGAELKKISREIPLIFPIHPRTRERMAEFRLDMGPKVICAPPLGYLEFLGLMARARAVLTDSGGIQEESTALGVPCVTIRRNTERPVTLTHGTNRLAPPGRISISRALGLAMKSKPPRRAPPLWDGRAARRIVQVIEKCAAL, from the coding sequence ATGATATTCATCGTGGTGGGGGCTCGGCCTAATTTCATGAAAATGGCCCCGATCGTGCTGGAGATGAAAAAGCGCGGAATCGCCCACCGCCTCGTCCACACCGGACAGCACTACGACCAGTCCATGTCGGCGGTGTTCCTGAAGGACCTTGGCCTCCCGGCCCCGGACATCTTCCTGGGGGCGGGCTCGGGCACCCATGCCGAGCAAACCGCGCGCATCATGACGGCCTTCGAGAAGGCCTGCCAGGCCCGGAGGCCGCGGCTCGTGGTCGTGGGCGGAGACGTCAACTCGAGCTTGGCCTGCGCCCTGGCGGCGGCCAAGCTCGGCATTCCCGTGGCCCACGTCGAGGCGGGCCTACGGTCCTTCGACCGCTCCATGCCCGAGGAGGTCAACCGCGTGCTCGCCGACCACCTCTCGCGCCTGCTATTTACCACTGAGCCGAGCGGGACAAAGAACCTCCTCAAGGAAGGCCTGCCCCGCTCCTGGATTCATTTCACGGGCAACTCCATGATAGACAGTCTGCGAACCCATCTGAAGAAGGCCCTCAGCCTGAAGCCCTGGGAGCGTTTCGGCCTGGCCCCGAACGGCTACGGCCTCGTCACCTTGCACCGCCCCTCGAACGTGGACGACCGCAAAACCTGCCTCGCCACCGGAGCCGAGCTCAAGAAGATATCCCGGGAGATTCCCCTCATTTTCCCCATCCACCCCAGAACGCGCGAGAGAATGGCCGAGTTCCGCCTCGACATGGGCCCGAAAGTCATCTGCGCCCCCCCGCTCGGCTACCTCGAATTTCTCGGCCTCATGGCCCGAGCCCGCGCGGTGCTCACGGACTCCGGGGGCATCCAGGAGGAAAGCACGGCCTTGGGAGTCCCCTGCGTCACCATCCGCCGCAACACCGAGCGCCCGGTCACCTTGACCCACGGCACCAACCGCTTGGCGCCTCCGGGGCGGATTTCAATCAGCCGGGCGCTGGGCCTGGCCATGAAGTCCAAGCCCCCGCGCCGTGCGCCACCGCTTTGGGACGGACGGGCCGCCCGGCGCATCGTCCAAGTCATCGAAAAATGTGCGGCTTTGTAG